In Priestia megaterium NBRC 15308 = ATCC 14581, the following proteins share a genomic window:
- a CDS encoding ArsR/SmtB family transcription factor: MSEKAVELFRASIPIFQALSDSARQDIILLLAEKEPLTVNEIANESTLSRPAISHHLKILRDQKLVQIEQKGTQRYYSLALNEAVELLKNLLATVEAECL; the protein is encoded by the coding sequence ATGAGTGAAAAAGCAGTCGAGTTATTTCGTGCCAGCATTCCCATTTTTCAGGCTCTAAGTGATTCAGCAAGACAAGATATTATTTTGCTGCTCGCCGAAAAAGAGCCTTTAACCGTTAATGAAATTGCAAACGAGTCTACTCTATCACGACCGGCGATTTCTCATCATTTAAAAATTCTACGCGATCAAAAGCTTGTGCAAATTGAGCAAAAAGGAACGCAGAGATATTATTCATTAGCTTTGAATGAGGCAGTTGAGCTATTAAAAAACTTGCTTGCTACAGTTGAAGCCGAATGTTTATAG
- a CDS encoding SDR family NAD(P)-dependent oxidoreductase has product MSQHYALITGASGGIGKELAYQFAKDGHPVILVARSADKLAAIGENLKSTYNIEVITVVKDLSREEEIQSLYEELKNKKMHVDYLVNNAGFGLYGKFIETALDEELNMIDLNIRALTHLTKLFLPDMIKRNRGKILNIASVAAFMPGPLMTVYYATKAYVLSFTEALENELRGTNVTVSALCPGPTKTGFSDRAQLSNSKLFQSGAMDVETVTKVGYKKFMKGQTVIVPGVQFRLATFIPRFVPRKWLTSVVRRTQEIK; this is encoded by the coding sequence ATGTCACAGCATTATGCGCTCATCACCGGTGCGTCGGGAGGAATAGGTAAAGAGTTAGCTTATCAATTCGCAAAGGATGGGCATCCTGTAATTTTAGTTGCCAGAAGCGCTGATAAACTAGCGGCTATTGGAGAGAATTTAAAATCTACTTATAATATTGAAGTCATAACGGTTGTTAAGGATTTATCAAGAGAAGAAGAGATACAGTCATTATATGAAGAACTTAAAAATAAAAAAATGCACGTTGATTATTTAGTGAACAATGCTGGTTTTGGACTATACGGCAAATTTATTGAAACAGCTTTAGATGAAGAGTTAAACATGATTGATTTAAATATTCGAGCATTAACTCATTTAACAAAATTATTTTTACCGGATATGATCAAAAGAAATCGTGGGAAAATTTTAAATATTGCATCTGTTGCTGCATTTATGCCAGGTCCACTTATGACGGTATATTACGCAACGAAAGCGTACGTATTATCTTTCACAGAGGCCCTTGAAAATGAATTAAGAGGTACCAATGTAACGGTAAGTGCTCTATGCCCGGGTCCAACTAAAACGGGTTTTAGCGACCGAGCCCAGCTAAGCAACTCCAAACTTTTTCAAAGCGGTGCAATGGATGTAGAAACAGTAACGAAAGTTGGCTATAAAAAATTTATGAAAGGGCAGACGGTTATCGTACCAGGAGTACAGTTTCGTCTTGCTACGTTCATCCCGCGCTTCGTGCCAAGAAAGTGGCTTACATCCGTTGTCCGCAGAACACAAGAAATTAAATAA